Proteins co-encoded in one Leptospira yasudae genomic window:
- a CDS encoding YifB family Mg chelatase-like AAA ATPase, with protein sequence MKNSWICLAGANLEGLDSFVVGVEINLKRGLPRFMITGLAAQSIRESAERVRVALENSGYTCPFQNILVNLAPAGRKKEGTLLDLSIACGILALTGQIFPSGKLKRTLFLGELGLDGSLKPLKGVLPILSGISSEKYDTVILPFQNREEAAVLRKFEVFGIAHLKELEDVFENRKSSESISKIRIRETQITKSFELYQDQMVAFRAVEIAAAGWHHLLLSGPPGIGKSLLARMLGLLLPSPEEDEAFDILKIRSAISPLKEMIVERPYRAPHHTTSDIALVGGGRELRMGEVTLANRGILFLDELAEYKSGILQSLREPMEEGNITVSRISGSVVYPAQFLLVAATNPCPCGLSGVEDGGCTCTPPRIKKYQAPYSGPFRDRIDLEVRMFPLKENKRKRVPIFLEESKAQIREAVKIQRSRYQGKEFYFNGQLRGESVNSYLRFGSACEDILEAEMRKRKLSIRKFNQIRKVARTIADLEGKESVEEKHLLEALNFQNAGNYGENRAVA encoded by the coding sequence ATGAAAAATTCTTGGATTTGTTTGGCGGGCGCGAATTTAGAAGGACTCGACTCCTTCGTGGTCGGAGTCGAAATCAACCTCAAGCGAGGACTGCCCCGTTTTATGATCACGGGCTTGGCCGCTCAATCGATCCGCGAGTCAGCCGAACGGGTCCGAGTGGCCCTTGAGAACAGCGGATATACCTGCCCGTTTCAAAATATTCTGGTCAACCTCGCTCCGGCAGGAAGAAAAAAGGAAGGAACGTTGCTGGATCTTTCGATCGCTTGCGGAATCCTCGCGTTGACCGGACAAATCTTTCCTTCCGGAAAATTAAAGCGAACTCTCTTTTTGGGAGAATTGGGTTTGGACGGAAGTCTGAAACCGCTCAAAGGTGTGCTTCCGATTCTTTCCGGAATCTCTTCCGAAAAATACGATACCGTGATTCTTCCGTTTCAAAACCGTGAGGAAGCGGCCGTTCTCCGCAAGTTCGAAGTCTTTGGAATTGCTCATCTGAAAGAATTGGAAGACGTATTTGAAAATCGAAAAAGTTCGGAATCGATTTCGAAAATTCGAATTCGAGAAACGCAGATCACGAAAAGTTTCGAACTCTATCAAGATCAGATGGTCGCTTTCCGAGCCGTAGAAATCGCGGCCGCAGGTTGGCATCATCTTTTGCTTTCCGGACCGCCGGGAATCGGAAAAAGCCTTTTGGCGAGGATGCTCGGACTTTTGCTTCCTTCTCCGGAAGAAGACGAAGCATTCGATATTTTGAAAATACGATCCGCGATTTCTCCTTTGAAAGAGATGATCGTGGAACGTCCCTACCGCGCTCCTCATCATACGACTTCCGACATTGCCTTGGTGGGCGGAGGACGAGAATTGAGAATGGGAGAAGTTACATTAGCAAATCGTGGTATTCTTTTCTTGGACGAACTCGCGGAATATAAATCAGGAATTCTGCAGTCGCTCCGAGAACCGATGGAAGAAGGAAATATCACCGTTTCCAGAATCAGCGGGAGCGTCGTTTATCCGGCGCAATTTCTTCTCGTGGCGGCGACCAATCCTTGTCCTTGCGGATTGAGCGGCGTGGAAGACGGAGGTTGCACTTGCACTCCTCCTCGGATTAAAAAATACCAAGCTCCCTACTCCGGCCCGTTTCGAGATCGGATCGATCTTGAAGTCCGTATGTTTCCTCTCAAAGAGAACAAGCGCAAACGAGTTCCTATTTTTTTGGAAGAATCCAAGGCGCAGATTCGAGAGGCGGTAAAAATACAAAGAAGCCGTTATCAAGGAAAGGAATTTTATTTCAACGGACAACTCCGCGGAGAATCCGTGAATTCGTATCTTCGGTTCGGTTCCGCCTGCGAAGACATACTCGAGGCCGAGATGAGAAAACGAAAGTTGAGTATTCGGAAGTTCAATCAGATTCGGAAAGTGGCCCGCACGATCGCGGATTTGGAAGGAAAGGAGTCCGTGGAAGAAAAGCACCTTCTAGAGGCCCTGAATTTCCAGAATGCCGGAAATTACGGAGAAAACAGGGCCGTCGCTTAA
- the gspD gene encoding type II secretion system secretin GspD, with the protein MPGTKNQIPVFRILSILILVLLVWDKPVFPQNKKKTSVKTKSAAPEEPAERTFYANWRDTELNDFLKGMSAILRKNILLDESLKGKKITIISQKEIPIKNAFIFMKSVLESLGFGVVEEPDLISIVKIKDALARSPVVRVGKELIPESEVGDFRTITQIIPVENVKPEELEPILKRLTSPNTDVIVYKNTNTIVLSGSAADINKLLILVNELDLKLEEASPGAIASAGDVHIYTLEHSEAEKIAATLVKLDNPVVQSEELTPEKKAQGQIPGKVDKIKAVGHKESNSVIVTATNAEWTEIRKIIKVLDSARKQVLLEVLIVELTSSDLNDFGIDWRYKADAYGQFNTGLSKESNIINANGQVNPNINTLSGFSLGFLKAGSEQIIGILSANQGNENFNVLSAPQVLTVDNQEAEISVGQDVPVRTQSRNAGLGGANAVTVDNYEYRPTGIKLKFTPHVNKNNKITLELFQEIKNIAEIALSGGNPTFNRREIKTSISIENTQSIVIGGLISNDKQKRIIKIPLLGDIPYLGHLFKRTTEKIKKTNLMVFITPHILDSRENADKMTVKKKMQQERYELERERILNKEKEIKERGD; encoded by the coding sequence ATGCCCGGAACAAAGAATCAAATTCCAGTCTTTAGAATCCTTTCGATTCTCATACTCGTACTTTTGGTATGGGATAAACCCGTATTCCCTCAGAATAAGAAGAAGACTTCCGTTAAGACGAAATCGGCCGCTCCGGAAGAACCCGCCGAAAGAACCTTTTATGCAAACTGGAGAGACACCGAATTAAACGACTTTCTCAAAGGGATGAGTGCGATCCTGAGAAAAAACATCCTCCTGGATGAAAGTTTAAAAGGGAAAAAGATCACGATCATTTCCCAGAAAGAAATTCCGATTAAAAACGCATTTATCTTTATGAAGTCCGTCTTGGAATCCCTCGGCTTTGGAGTGGTGGAAGAACCGGATCTCATCTCTATCGTCAAGATCAAGGACGCTCTCGCAAGATCGCCCGTTGTCCGAGTGGGAAAAGAACTGATTCCCGAATCCGAAGTCGGCGACTTTAGAACGATCACACAAATTATTCCGGTGGAAAACGTAAAACCGGAGGAATTGGAGCCGATTCTCAAGCGCTTAACCTCTCCGAACACCGACGTAATCGTTTATAAGAATACGAATACGATCGTTCTTTCCGGTTCCGCGGCCGACATCAACAAATTGTTGATTTTGGTAAACGAACTCGACTTGAAATTGGAAGAGGCAAGTCCGGGCGCCATAGCATCGGCCGGCGACGTTCACATTTATACGCTCGAGCACAGTGAAGCGGAGAAGATCGCCGCCACTCTCGTAAAACTCGATAACCCGGTTGTTCAATCCGAAGAACTCACTCCCGAAAAAAAGGCACAAGGCCAAATTCCCGGAAAAGTGGATAAGATCAAAGCGGTCGGTCACAAAGAATCGAACTCCGTAATCGTAACGGCTACGAATGCGGAATGGACCGAGATCCGCAAGATCATCAAGGTTTTGGATTCCGCAAGAAAGCAGGTTCTTCTGGAAGTGTTGATCGTGGAACTTACGTCCAGCGACTTGAACGACTTCGGGATCGACTGGAGATACAAAGCAGACGCCTACGGACAGTTCAACACAGGTCTTTCGAAAGAATCGAACATCATCAATGCAAACGGTCAGGTGAACCCGAATATCAACACGTTAAGCGGCTTCTCTTTGGGATTTTTAAAAGCTGGCTCGGAACAGATCATCGGAATTTTAAGCGCGAACCAAGGAAACGAAAACTTCAACGTATTATCCGCTCCTCAGGTTTTAACCGTGGATAACCAAGAAGCGGAGATCAGCGTCGGTCAGGACGTTCCCGTAAGAACGCAAAGTAGAAACGCGGGTCTCGGCGGCGCCAACGCGGTAACGGTCGATAACTACGAATACCGTCCGACCGGGATCAAACTCAAATTTACTCCTCACGTAAATAAGAACAACAAGATCACTTTGGAACTCTTTCAGGAGATCAAGAACATCGCGGAAATCGCGCTTTCCGGCGGTAACCCGACGTTCAATCGTCGCGAGATCAAAACTTCCATCTCGATCGAAAATACGCAGTCGATCGTAATCGGGGGATTGATTTCCAACGATAAACAAAAACGGATCATTAAAATTCCTCTGCTCGGAGATATTCCGTATCTGGGGCATCTTTTCAAACGAACCACCGAAAAAATCAAAAAGACGAACTTGATGGTTTTTATCACTCCGCATATACTCGATAGTAGAGAGAACGCGGATAAGATGACCGTGAAAAAGAAAATGCAGCAGGAACGTTACGAGCTCGAAAGAGAAAGAATCCTCAATAAAGAAAAAGAAATCAAAGAAAGAGGGGACTGA
- a CDS encoding type II secretion system-associated lipoprotein, which produces MFRIRVFLLPAIFLFLAGCGNRLIRKDSIAQVNEHYAEKIYYLIQDKKVSNTETFKKGMLVRIYIESTPSMVKIKCYPADHKREYAIGRMIAYQLNDDYAGKRITIEDLDKLIANELVEYKKKK; this is translated from the coding sequence ATGTTTCGTATCCGCGTTTTCCTGCTTCCGGCGATCTTTCTTTTTCTCGCGGGCTGCGGGAACCGGTTGATTCGAAAGGATTCGATCGCTCAAGTAAACGAGCACTACGCGGAAAAAATTTATTACCTGATCCAAGACAAAAAGGTTTCCAACACGGAAACGTTTAAAAAGGGAATGCTCGTTCGAATCTACATCGAATCGACTCCCTCAATGGTGAAGATCAAATGTTACCCCGCGGACCATAAACGGGAATATGCAATCGGCAGGATGATCGCGTATCAGCTCAACGACGATTACGCGGGCAAACGAATTACGATAGAGGATCTGGATAAACTGATAGCCAATGAACTCGTGGAATACAAAAAGAAAAAATAG
- a CDS encoding YraN family protein: protein MSRFKTIKGKEGEEIAAQFLISLGHEIVARNYRYLRFEIDIISTKEEVLFFNEVKHWKESQDFDPRFTFHSSKQNRMRTAANGFLSQHGSFRDHFVSFCLVSVNAKKGCEYYPDLF from the coding sequence TTGAGCCGATTCAAAACGATCAAAGGTAAAGAAGGGGAAGAAATCGCCGCTCAATTTTTAATTTCCCTCGGACACGAAATTGTCGCGAGAAACTACCGTTATCTGCGTTTCGAGATCGACATAATCTCCACCAAAGAAGAAGTTCTTTTCTTCAACGAAGTCAAACACTGGAAAGAATCCCAAGACTTCGATCCGCGTTTCACATTCCATTCCTCAAAACAAAACCGGATGAGAACCGCCGCAAACGGATTTCTCTCCCAACATGGTTCCTTCCGCGACCATTTTGTCTCATTCTGTCTTGTCTCCGTAAATGCGAAAAAGGGATGTGAATATTATCCTGACCTCTTTTGA
- a CDS encoding EscU/YscU/HrcU family type III secretion system export apparatus switch protein translates to MISVALKFIPKQNDAPVITASASGLLGDTIRKIAQRNSVPIVENPILAESLSELPIGTEIPENLYRAVGAIFSMILELDSNSGKREMLK, encoded by the coding sequence ATGATCAGTGTGGCTCTGAAATTTATTCCGAAACAAAACGACGCGCCTGTAATCACGGCTTCCGCCTCAGGACTTTTAGGAGACACGATTCGTAAAATTGCACAGAGAAATTCGGTTCCAATCGTTGAAAATCCGATTCTCGCGGAATCCCTTTCGGAACTACCGATCGGAACGGAAATTCCCGAAAATCTTTATAGGGCTGTTGGAGCGATATTCTCCATGATCCTGGAATTGGATTCAAATTCCGGAAAAAGGGAAATGTTAAAATGA
- a CDS encoding LysM peptidoglycan-binding domain-containing M23 family metallopeptidase yields the protein MNSWNTKRKNRSSRRTGSRSARSESDTKKVNGKLFFIPLISTLVLSSLSADPLKNYDAEISEYTNKDSSFFSDKEERKIKQLFSQSPENWQEEKYSLNYHKDKSNLELPSFISVNKIISSKIVSHSGVIYKNYVVKPKDSLSKIARAMKTNVQKISAANGLKKNSTLQVGQNISIPVQVRNASREKVEFRKVFVYPVVNAKVTSRYGRRKDPFHTGSGGYHTGLDFGGSQGAPILASADGIVSFTGVNGGYGNTVIIDHENGYKTMYAHCAKITIEQGTRVSAGTVIGAVGRTGSATGPHLHFEVFLNGNRINPDAALRKTLKIVTPLDPGKFARL from the coding sequence ATGAACTCGTGGAATACAAAAAGAAAAAATAGATCGTCCAGAAGGACAGGTTCAAGATCGGCCAGATCCGAGTCCGATACTAAAAAGGTGAATGGAAAACTGTTTTTTATTCCCCTGATCTCCACTTTGGTCCTGAGTTCTCTTTCCGCGGACCCGTTGAAGAATTACGACGCGGAGATTTCGGAGTACACGAATAAGGATTCATCCTTCTTTTCCGATAAGGAAGAACGCAAAATCAAACAGCTATTCTCCCAATCTCCCGAAAATTGGCAGGAAGAAAAGTATTCCCTGAATTATCATAAAGACAAATCCAACTTGGAACTCCCGAGTTTTATCAGCGTAAACAAAATCATCTCTTCCAAAATCGTCAGTCACAGCGGCGTCATCTATAAGAATTACGTAGTGAAACCGAAGGATTCTCTTTCTAAGATCGCAAGAGCGATGAAGACCAACGTCCAAAAGATCAGCGCGGCAAACGGTCTGAAAAAAAATTCCACTCTCCAGGTCGGACAGAACATTTCGATTCCGGTTCAGGTTCGCAATGCAAGCCGGGAAAAGGTGGAGTTTCGTAAAGTCTTTGTTTATCCGGTGGTAAACGCAAAGGTCACTTCCCGTTACGGAAGAAGAAAAGATCCGTTTCATACCGGCTCCGGCGGGTATCACACAGGTCTCGACTTCGGCGGTTCTCAAGGAGCGCCGATTCTTGCGTCCGCGGACGGAATCGTGTCCTTTACCGGCGTAAACGGCGGATACGGAAATACGGTCATCATCGATCACGAGAACGGCTACAAAACGATGTACGCCCACTGCGCGAAAATTACGATCGAGCAGGGAACGAGAGTCAGCGCGGGAACGGTCATAGGTGCCGTTGGCAGAACCGGATCGGCAACTGGTCCTCATTTGCATTTTGAAGTTTTCTTAAATGGAAATAGAATCAACCCGGACGCGGCCCTCAGAAAAACCCTGAAGATCGTAACTCCTTTAGATCCCGGTAAATTTGCCAGATTGTAG
- a CDS encoding HD-GYP domain-containing protein — MKKFAVSELKPGMRFSKPVYLDKDNLFITSNTPVTDSDLDRLNKFGIQEVMTAGEILQLGGVSSDPELLETSIDDIIVNTVVDDELQPLKAVYDNLNRIKVTFGNLFRESTQVIQDVFKKTLDEKPLEVTPVREIAEKLTDFVRSNQNISYLILANNPSGYYLYNQIANATFYSLILGKLLEYSRPKMIDLGISCLLADIGMSKVPAAVSEKNEQLTDEEFKTIMKHTILGYQILSQKMKLKNNLAIVALQHHERYDGNGYPQKLAGNAIEEQARIYAIADNFSALVTNRPHRKKILPHEAIKSMISMDVGKFDLKLVRTLLGHLSLYPVGSCIELSDKRIGVVLGPNPDKPIRPCIRIIKDEYGEMVRNLILVDLLKETNLFISRPVDLQEVTA; from the coding sequence ATGAAGAAGTTTGCCGTATCCGAACTCAAACCGGGGATGAGATTTTCAAAGCCAGTCTATTTGGATAAGGATAATTTATTTATCACTTCCAATACTCCGGTTACGGACAGCGATCTGGACCGTTTGAATAAATTCGGAATTCAGGAAGTTATGACCGCCGGAGAAATTCTCCAGCTTGGCGGAGTGTCCTCCGACCCGGAACTTCTCGAAACGAGCATCGACGATATCATCGTCAACACCGTCGTAGATGACGAACTTCAACCCCTCAAAGCGGTTTACGACAATCTCAATCGGATTAAAGTCACATTCGGAAATTTATTTAGAGAATCCACGCAAGTCATCCAGGACGTCTTCAAAAAGACGCTGGATGAAAAGCCTTTGGAAGTGACGCCGGTTCGCGAAATCGCCGAAAAACTGACCGACTTTGTCCGCTCCAATCAGAACATCTCCTATTTGATACTGGCGAACAATCCTTCGGGATACTATCTTTACAATCAGATCGCAAACGCTACGTTCTACTCTTTGATCTTAGGGAAACTTCTGGAATATTCCAGACCGAAGATGATCGATCTTGGAATTTCCTGTCTTCTTGCGGATATCGGGATGAGCAAGGTTCCCGCCGCCGTTTCCGAAAAGAACGAACAACTCACGGACGAAGAATTCAAGACGATCATGAAACATACGATTTTGGGGTATCAAATTCTTTCCCAAAAGATGAAACTCAAAAACAATCTCGCGATCGTCGCGCTCCAACACCACGAACGTTACGACGGGAACGGATATCCTCAAAAGTTAGCCGGAAACGCGATCGAAGAACAGGCGAGAATTTACGCGATTGCGGATAACTTCTCCGCGCTCGTGACCAATCGTCCTCATAGAAAGAAAATTCTCCCGCACGAAGCGATCAAATCCATGATCAGCATGGACGTGGGAAAATTCGATCTCAAGCTCGTGAGAACTCTCTTAGGTCATCTTTCCTTATATCCGGTCGGATCCTGCATCGAGTTGTCGGACAAGCGGATCGGAGTCGTTCTCGGCCCGAACCCGGATAAGCCGATCCGTCCCTGCATTCGTATTATAAAAGATGAATATGGAGAAATGGTCCGAAATCTGATCCTCGTGGATCTTCTGAAAGAGACCAATCTCTTCATTTCCCGTCCCGTGGATTTGCAGGAAGTCACGGCGTAA
- a CDS encoding general secretion pathway protein GspC gives MNAIFLELRKNTFYTLIPVILFFSYSLSYLLRAVILAFLNPTVQAAGSNSAPVRKMGPETNRALSSYEEMVQGNLIRGIASRAGDVQGTEGEMSTAPPDTGEGEEMKVTGTLSGHWSFARVTIVEKGKPEAQEFATGETVGGYKIKSIALNYVVLEKGGIALKVEIGQTPGEARAKLSPEAGAKADGAPSGGGDTIRKVLSRQDVNRKLKDPAAIYKNARFGPALINGKISGYKIYSVAPDHIFYALGARNGDIIKRVNGMPLTETEKMLEIWGAVKTADKITVDVERGSQILTYEFIIRN, from the coding sequence ATGAATGCGATTTTTTTAGAACTTCGGAAGAACACATTTTACACGCTCATTCCCGTAATCTTATTCTTTTCGTATTCTCTTTCGTATCTTCTGAGAGCCGTGATTCTCGCGTTCTTAAATCCTACGGTGCAAGCGGCCGGTTCCAATTCGGCTCCCGTTCGTAAGATGGGTCCCGAAACCAACCGTGCTCTTTCTTCCTACGAGGAAATGGTACAAGGAAACTTAATCCGCGGAATCGCATCGCGCGCGGGAGATGTGCAAGGCACAGAGGGGGAAATGTCCACGGCGCCGCCCGATACGGGAGAAGGCGAAGAAATGAAGGTAACCGGGACATTGAGCGGCCACTGGTCGTTTGCACGCGTCACCATCGTGGAAAAGGGAAAACCCGAAGCGCAGGAATTCGCAACCGGAGAAACCGTCGGTGGATATAAAATCAAATCGATCGCTCTGAACTACGTCGTTTTAGAAAAAGGCGGAATCGCCCTCAAAGTCGAAATCGGCCAAACCCCCGGCGAGGCTCGCGCCAAACTGAGTCCGGAAGCCGGAGCTAAGGCGGACGGGGCGCCGAGCGGAGGCGGAGATACGATTCGCAAGGTTCTTTCCAGACAGGACGTTAACCGGAAGCTGAAAGACCCAGCCGCCATCTACAAAAACGCACGTTTCGGACCGGCCTTGATCAACGGAAAAATCAGCGGTTATAAAATCTACAGCGTCGCTCCGGACCATATCTTCTACGCGTTGGGCGCGAGAAACGGAGACATCATCAAACGAGTCAACGGAATGCCTTTGACCGAAACCGAAAAAATGTTAGAGATCTGGGGAGCCGTAAAAACTGCCGATAAGATTACGGTAGATGTGGAAAGAGGTAGCCAGATTCTCACCTACGAATTTATTATCAGAAACTAA